A window of Marinobacter sp. F4206 genomic DNA:
TAAACAGTCCTACCAGGTCATTGGCTTCATGCAGGGCGCCGCCGCCGTTGTTGCGCAGATCAATCACCAGGCCGTCCACGCCGTCTTCCTCAAGGTCGGTAATCAGGTTCCTGACATCCCGGGTTGTACTCTTGTAGTTCGGATCGCCCGCCTGCATGGCCTGGAAATCCGCATAGAAGGTGGGAATGGTGATCACACCGACGGTGTAGTCGGTGCCGCTGCGCTCCAGCTCAATGACGTCCTTGCTGGCGCTCTGCTCTTCCAGCTTGACCTCGTCGCGCTTGATGGCAATGGCCTTGGTGATGGTTTCATCGCTTGCGTTGGCCGGGATCACTTCGAGGGTGACGACCGAGTTACGCGGGCCCCGAATAAGGTCGACCACCTCGTCCAGGCGCCAGCCAATCACATTGACCGGCTTTTCATCGCCCTGTGCCACGGAGACGATTCGGTCTGCCGGCTGGAGTTGTCCCTGCTTGGATGCGGGCCCGCCTGGCACCAGGCGAACCACCTTGGTGTACTCGTTGTCGGACTGGAGAACCGCGCCGATGCCTTCCAGTGAAAGGCTCATGTTGATGTTAAAGTTCTCTGACGTGCGCGGGGAAAAATAGGAGGTATGGGGATCCCACATGCCGGTGAACGCATTCATGTAGGCCTGAAACGCATCTTCGCTCCTGGCCTGGTAAGCTCGCTTCAGCTGGCCCTCGTAGCGACGGCGCAGGTTGTCTTCAATGGTTTCATCATCGGTCCCGTTCAGGCGCTGCGCCAGCACGGCATTCTTGATGCGCTTGACCCAGAGATCATCAAGGGCCTGCTTGTCGGCCTCCCAGCTGGTCTCTGAGCGGTCCAGCAGAATACTCTCATCGGTACCGAAGTCGAGCTCGCCGATGCCGTTGTTGATCAGACCGAGGGCAAACTGGAGGCGCTCAATGATGCGCTGCTGAACCAGATTGTAGATATCGAAGCCGGGCTGGAGCTGGCCGGTCTTCAGGGCGGCACCCAGTTGGTTCTTTACCCGGTTGAATTTGTTCAGATCTTCCTGGGTCAGATAGATCCGTTGCCCGTCGAGATATTCCAGATACGAATCGAACACATCTCCGGACAGTTCATCACTGATGCCAAGATCCCGGAAGTGGGTGAACTGGAGCTGGCGGGCGATCAGGATATTGGCTCTGGCCTGATCAATGGTCGGCGCAACCGGTTCGTACACCGGAGAATCGTCCACCTTCGCTTGCAGTGCCAGGGGCGTTGAGACCAGCAGGGCAATGGTCAAGGCCTTGCAGATCCCTGTCCGGGCAGTTTTTGCTGGTGCGCGATGGGCGACAATTCTTTCCGCGATGGTCATAAATACATACCTGACGGTGCTGGGGGCAGAGTTCAAGAGGAACGAACGATACTTTCCCGTTGGCGAATAAATTTATTGTAGGCAAGCGCTACCACCGTTGCCATAGGCAGCTCGTATCGGTTCGTGACAATCTGTCCATGAAATCGTCAGGTGAGGGTGGGTTTCCAGCGGGGAAAAGGCGGGGGAGTGAGGGCCGGAGAGGCAAAGCCCCTCCGGCAAGTCCGATCAGCAGAACTGGGTGTTGGTCTCGGCCTTTTCGAGCAACAGCCTGGGCGGCGCAAAGCGGTCTCCGTGCTGCGCGGCCAACTCCCGGGCGCGCTCGGTGAAGGCCCGCACGCCATACTGGTTGATGAACTGGATAGCGCCGCCGGTCCATGGGGCGTAACCGATACCGAAAATGCTGCCGATATTGGCGTCTTCCACCGTGCGCAGCACCCCCTCCTCGAGACAGCGAACGGTTTCAATGGCCTGGATGAACAGAATCCGGTCTTTAAGGTCCTGGAGCTCGATCGCGGACGCTTTGTTGGCATCCACGTAAAGACGCTCAAGTTCAGACCAAAGGTGTTTCTTGCCGTTCTCAGGATAGTCGTAGAAGCCTGCTCCGGCAGCCTTGCCCTTGCGTCCGTGCTGATCGACCATCTGGTCAATCACGGCCTCGGCAGGGTGTGGAACCCAGGTGCCACCGGCGGCCTCGGTGTCCTTTCTGCTCTGATCGCGGATGTGCTGCATCAACGTCATGCTGACTTCGTCAGAAATCGCCAGTGGGCCGACCGGCATCCCTGACAACAAGCCGGCATTCTCGATGCTGGCCGGGTGGATACCCTCGCCCAGCATGCAGATGCCCTCGTTGACAAAGGTTCCGAACACCCGGGAGGTAAAAAAGCCGCGGCTGTCGTTGACCACGATCGGGATCTTGCCTATCTGCTGCACATAGTCGAACGCGCGAGCGAGGGTGTCGTCGGAGGTCTTTTCACCCACGATGATTTCCACCAGCTGCATCTTGTCCACCGGGGAGAAGAAGTGCAGGCCGATGAAGTTGTCGGGCCTGGCGGATGCCTCGGACAGCTGGGTGATGGGGATGGTCGATGTGTTGGAGGCGAAAATGCCGTTTGGCGCCTGCTTCGGTTCCGCCTCCTGGGTGACTTTCGCCTTCAGGCTGCTGTCTTCGAAGACGGCTTCGATGACCAGGTCGCAACCATCGAGATCGTCGGCGCTGTCAGTCGCCTTGATGCGGCCGAGGATGTCGGCCTTTTGCTCTTCGGTCATGCGGCCCCGGCTGACTTTCTTGGCCAGCAGTTTTTCAGAGTAGTTTTTGCCTTTTTCGGCGTTTTCCACGGAAACGTCTTTCAATACCACCTCAATGCCCCGGGTGGCGGTGGAATACGCAATACCGGCACCCATCATGCCGGCTCCCAACACGCCCACCTTCCTGAACGTTTCCCTGTCCACGCCGTCAGGACGGCTACCGCCGGCCTTGATGGCATTCAGCTGGAACCAGAAAGTGCCGGTCATGTTCTTGGCCACCTGGCCAATCACCAGTTCCGCGAAATACCGGGTCTCAATCAGGCTGCCGTTGTCGAAGTCCACCTGCGCGCCTTCAACCGCTGCCGACAGGATACGCTCGGGAGCCGGATAGCAGCCCCGGGTTTTCTGCTTGAGCATGGCCGGGGCAATGGCCAGTTTCTGCGCCATGGCGGGGTGGTGTGGGGCGCCGCCCGGGAATTTGAAACCTTTCTGATCCCAGGGTTGCTGACACTTGGGGTGCGCCTCGATGAAAGCCCGGGCCTTGCTCATCATCTCGTCCGCCGACTCGGCCAACTCGTCGACGATTCCGGCTTTCAGGGCGGCTTTCGGATTGACTTTCTTGCCTTCCATCAAATAGGGAAAGGCCGCCTCCAGGCCGATCATCCGTGGCAAACGCTGGGTACCGCCGCCGCCGGGCAGCAATCCCAGGGTCACCTCGGGCAGGCCCAGTTGAATGGATTCATCATTCAGCACAACTCGATGGTGGCAGGCCAGGGCGATTTCCAGGCCACCGCCGAGCGCGCTGCCATTGATGGCCGCGACCACTGGTTTGCCACTGGTCTCGAGGAAGCGCATGTCGGCTTTCAGGCCATTCACCATGTCCTCGAACGTTTGGGCATCCTCGCGGGTGACCTTATGCAGTTCGGTCAAATCGCCGCCGGCAAAGAAGGTTTTCTTGGCGGAGGTAATGACGATGCCGCGAATCTTGTCCAGATCGGCCTTCACCTTTGTCGCTGTCTGCGTCAGTGCTTCACGGAAAGCGGCATTCATGGTGTTGGCGGACTGTCCGGGCATGTCGATGGTGAGGGTCAGGATCTGGTCTGAACCCAGGTCGTAACGGATGGCACTCATAATCGGTTCTCCTGTCAGAAAAAGTGTCGGGTTCAGACGCGTTCAATAATGGTGGCAATACCCATGCCGCCGCCCACGCACAGGGTGGCGAGGCCAAAACGCAGTTCCCGGCGCTCCAGCTCGTCCATCAGGGTGCCCAGGATCATGGCGCCGGTGGCGCCAAGAGGGTGGCCCATGGCGATCGCGCCGCCATTCACGTTCACTTTCTCGTCAGGTACCGACAATTCCCGCTGGAAGCGCATCACCACAGAGGCAAAGGCTTCATTGACTTCGAACAGGTCAATCTGGTCGGCGGTCATCCCGGCTTTTTCCAGGGCTTTGCGCGCTGCGGGCGCCGGACCTGTCAGCATAATGGTGGGGTCGGTGCTGGTGACGGCAGTAGCTACAATCCGCGCTCTTGGCTTGAGCCCCATAGCCGCGCCCTTCGCTTCACTGCCAATCAACATGGCGGTCGCGCCATCAACTATCCCTGAGGAATTGCCGGCGTGGTGTACGTGGTTGATCTTCTCCACATAGTGGTACTTTTCGCGGGCGACGCCGTCAAAGCCCATTTCACCCATCATCTGGAACGAGGGCTTGAGACCGGCCAGGGCATCAATGGAGGCATTGCCCCGAACGTGCTCATCCTGATCCAGGATGACGACACCGTTCTGATCGGTGACCGGTACGATGGATTTCGCGAAGTAGCCGTTCTGCCAGGCGTTGGCGGCCTTTTGCTGTGATTTGACCGCGAATCCGTCGACGTCCTGGCGACTGAAACCTTCGATGGTGGCAATCAGATCGGCGCCAATGCCCTGGGGCATGAAACCGGTGTGCAGGTTGGTTTCCGGATCCGTTGCCCAGGCACCTCCGTCAGAGCCCATGGGGACCCGAGACATGGCCTCCACGCCGCCGGCGACCACCAAATCCTCCCATCCGGAACGGACCTTCATCGCGGCGAGATTGACGGCCTCCAGTCCGGAAGCGCAGAACCGGTTGAGGGTCACGCCGGCCACTTTTTCATCCCAGTCGGCCGCCAGGGCAGCAGTTTTGGCAATGTCTGCACCCTGGTCACCAACGGCGGTGACACAGCCCATGACAATGTCATCAACCTGCGACGTATCGAGGCTATTCCTCTCTTGCAGCGCGTTGAGCACGGTTGTCAACAGCGTGATGGGTTTGACGCTGTGCAGGGAACCGTCTTTTTTACCGCGACCTCTTGGGGTACGGACTGCATCGAAGATATACGCCTCGGTGGTCATTATTTGTCCTCTGATGATGGTGGGTTCAGAAAATACTTCCGATGGCGTAACCATAGCCGTTTGCAGGGACCGGGGGTAATGACGCCGGCTGCCAATCGCATTGGCGAAATTGCTCAGCCGCCATGACAAGAGGACAGGCGGCTTCTATGGTTAGGAGTAAGGGCGTAAGAATGCGGGAGGCACGGTGATATGTCCCTCAGAGATGCCATCGACAATTTTTATGAGCGGCTGGTTCTGGATGCGATTGACGCTACCCGGCAGGAAGCGGATAACGCGGATTACCTGACCGATGTGATGTGTGTTGCGCTGAACCACCTTCCGGCCCGGTATTATCGACATTCCATCGATATGATGTTTTTTCTGGCCGACGACGAATTGAAAACTATGAAAGAAAAATCCCTGGCCGAGGTGCAGGCGGCCAGGGATTTTGTCAGGGAGCACCAGCGCAGCTGAGATCCTGCTTCGGTCAGCCGGGTACCAGAGCTGCCAGCGCGTCGCTGAGACGTTTCGCGAGGGCTTCGTCCGGTGTTGTGTCAGAGGATTGGAGACACCAGCGAGCAACCAGCTTCTCCAGTTCCTCAATCCCCTCACCGGCCTGCTCGGATGATCCCATCCCCTCCGCCAGACGCTGAACCTGAATCTCCATCCGGCGCTGCTGATCGGAATCCGGTGATGCAATCCCCCCAAGAATTTCTGCCCGGATAACCAGTTCTCCGTGGTCGAGGTTGTTTTGGTCGGCGGCCAGATCGGGCCAGTGGCCGGGCACTTCCGCCCTGTCTGCCGGCCCTGTCGTGCGTGCCATTACCAGTGATTGCCAGGCGCTGACGTTCGCCCGCAACTCCTGGTTTGCCATGGCTCGCTTCAGTCTCTGCTTCTCGCTTTGTAGCCTTTCCTTCAGGGCGGGTGACAGCGCCGAAACCTGCAGATCGTGGAGCCTTTTGAGGGCATCCGTCAGGGTGCTGGCGTCGTTATCGCTACCGAGTGTCTCGGTTTCTTCAAGCACGGCAGTCGCCGCATCATCGGCTGCCCGGGCCGCCTGCTGCTGCTCGTTTCGCTGGGCGTCCCGGCGAGCGAAGATCTGGTCACAGGCTTTGCGGAAGGCCTGCCAGAGTTTGCGGTCTTCCCGGTGCCGGGTTATGCCAATGGCCTTCCAGTCGGACTGCAGGTTCTTTGCCTGATTCATGGCGTCTTGCAGTGGCTCGTGGTCGATAAGGGCATTTGCCCGTTCGACGATCTCCTGTTTCAGGGCTTCGTTCTTCTGGCGCTCCTGATCCAGCGGTGCCTCGAGCTTTTTCAGCAGGTCATCAAAACGTTTCTGGACCTGACGGTTTTCACGAAACTCCACCGGCCAGGCGGCTTTCCATTCCTGGCGTGCGGTCAGATGGATTTTCTCGGCAGCCTTCCAGTCAATGTTGGTCCAGTCGGCGTGATTCAGGAAAGTCTCCAGCTCGTCGCAAATGGCCTGTCGTTTTTCCAGGTTGGCCCGCTTCAGGCCTGATTTTGCCGAGAAATAGTCCTTGCATGGCTCATATGCTTTATCGGACGCCGCCTTGAAACGTGTCCAGAGTGCCCGATCCGAGGAGCCACCGAGGTTGCGCCACTCATTCTGGAGTTCCTTGATCCGTTCGGCCTTGGCTTCCGGTTCCATGGGCTGTTCGGCGAGGTATTCCATCTGTTCGCACAGCTCAATCTGCTTGGGTTCGGTTGCAAAGCCGAGCCAGTCGCTGAGTTCCCTCATCTGTCCGTTCAGCAGCTGCATTCGGGCCTGGAACGGTTTGCCATGGCGGCGATCCAGGGATTTGAACTGCTGCTGGACGGTCTTCAACAGCTGTCGGGATTCCTTGAGCTGCTTCGCCTCGAGCGCCGCTTCCAGCCTGGTCATGGATTTCTCCAGATCGGCCGCAATGGCCCTCTGTTTCTCCTGATCTTCGGTTCTGTCGGGTGCCGGTTGCTTCCGTTTGCCGGCCAGCTGTCGGATGGGGTCGAGCAGCGCAGGCATGGGAAAACCTTCGGGCCAGGAGATCTCCCGGATCAGCCTCTTGCCCAGTTCGCGCTGCTCTTCAGAGACGTCATCCCCGGATTCAATGGCTGTTACAAGCTCGGTAAGGGTGTCTTTCTCCTGGTAGCTGTGGCGCACGGCGCTGATGTAATTGCGCAGGGATAACATACTGGCCTCGTAGGCTTTCTGCTGTTGCTTGTCCACAGAAGTATCCCGTGTGGCTTCCAGCCAGCGATTCTCCTGGGTTTTCTGCAAGGCATCGAGAGAGGCCAGGGAAGGCAGCGTCTCCGGCGCTTGGGACTGCAATTCTTCCAGCGTACCGGCCAGGAGGTTCAGGGTTTCTTCGCGTTGGAGCAGTTGCTCTTTTTGGCGATCTTCATCCGCCTGTGCCGACTGGATCGCTTCCAGGCGCTCATTGCAGCGATGGATGGCTTCTAGAAAACTCTGGGCTTGTTCAGCATTGGCGTGGGCTTCTACCTCCGCCCATTGGCGGGTCAGGGCCCCCAGTCGTGCTTCGTAGAGCTTGGTGTCATCGCTTCGGGCCTGGTCATTGGCGTGGCTGATTAGTGTGGTGATGGTTTGTGAGAGCCCCTCCAGTCGAGCCTGTTCGTCGCGCAACTTCTGGAGCGCCTGGCGCACAGTCTGGTAGACGGTTTTATCCCGCCCCTTGGCTTTTTTCTGAACCTGTTGAAGGCAGTCAGCATCGGTCAGCCTGCCTGCGGCCTCGAGCCGAATATCGGCAGTAATGCCCTCGACGGCCAGTTCCGCGAGTTCGGCCTGGCCGGGCGAACCCTTGAGTGTCTCCAATTGGGCTTCCCTCAGGTTGGCGCGCGTATCTTCCTGCGGTACGTCCGGTGCCGGAGCTTCCTTGCGGACTTTTTCGGTTGCTACCGGAGATTTGCGGGATTTGAACAGTTTCTGGATGAATGCGGCCATGAAGGTATCCTTTGGGATTGAAACCAGTCCTCGGTGTCGGGCAAAGTTATCCGCCACCGGCCATCGGCTGACCTTGTCGGCAAGCCGGGTACTGTTGCCGGGCTGGCCGGCAAGAATGAATTCGGTGGCTAGTCTAGCGTTTTGTACGCGCACGCGGGAAGGGGCTGTATGGCAAAACGGGAAAATCAGGACGATCAGGAATACAAGGCGCGCGCGAGTGCTCTGCGGCTGCTCGCCAGACGGGAGCACAGCCGCCTGGAGCTATCGCTGAAGCTGCGTCAGCGAAAGATCGACTCTGACATAATCGATGCGGTCCTGGACGATTACGAAGACGAGGGCTGGCTGGACGACAACCGGTTTGCCGATGTCTATGCCCGCCAGAGGATGGACCTTGGCTATGGTCCGTTACGGATTCATGGGGAGCTGCAACAGCGCGGTGTTCATCACACGCCTGAGTGCGTCGCGGAAATGACCGAGGAGGACTGGTGCCGACAGGCGGTGGCGCTCAGGGAGAAGCGCTTCGGGTTGTCGGACCTGGATAACGATTGGGATGAAAAGGTGCGCCAGGCCCGCTTCCTGAATCGGCGGGGCTTCTCGGCAGCTCAGGTAGAACGGGCGCTGGAAGCTCGCTCTGAGGATTGCTGAATGCGTTCCTGCATCGCTAGAGGGTCGGGGGGATCATGCCCAGCTCGGGCGGCAGTCCGGCTCGCAAGTCCGGATGAGCTTCCGCTTCTGGGGCCGCACTCGGATTCCGGGGGTTGGAGTCAAGATTGACCAGCTCTCCAGGCTGGATCGCGGCTGGCTCGGCGTGCCTGGTTATCCGGGCGAGCACGTCGTAGTAGCGACGAATATTCTGCACGTACAGGACCGGCTCGTGGCCACGGGCGTATCCGAAGCGGGTTTTGGTATACCACTCTTTCTGTGCCAGAAGCGGTAGGAATTCTTTCACATCCATCCAGCGATCCGGACTCTTGCCGGCGCTCTCGGCCAGGCGGCGGGCGTCTTCCAGATGGCCGAAGCCGACGTTATAGGAGGCAAGTGCAAACCAGGTCCGGTCCGGTTCGGGAATCCGCTCCGGAATCTTCTTGTGCACCATGCGGAAGTATTTGGCTCCGCCATGAATGCTTTCCTCGGCGTCCAGACGATTGTTGATGCCAATGTAGCTGGCGGTGTTTCTGGTGAGCATCATCAGGCCGCGAACGCCGGTTGGAGAGACGGCGTTGGGGCGCCAATGGGATTCTTGATATCCAATGGCCGCAAGCAGGCGCCAGTCAATGCCAAACTCGGCAGCATAATCCTGAAACAGGGATTCGTACTTCGGCAGGCGGTTTTCGACGTGGTGCATGAAGGTCCTGGCACCGACGTAGTTCAGTTGGTCCAGGTGGCCGTAGAAGCGTTCTGCTAACTGCGCCAGGGTGCCGTCGGCCTGGAGTTTTTCGAGAAACTGCTGGGCGGCGTTGACCAGGGTGTCGTCCTGGTCAGCCGGGAACAGCCACGCCAGCTCTTCCGGCTCCCCCACATAGAATGCTTTCTTTACCTGGGGAAAGAACACGTGATTGAGTTCCAGCTCGTTCGATGAAACCACGGCATAGGCAAACTCGCCGCTCTCCACTCGCGCCAGAATGCCGGCGGGGTCGAGGCCAGGGTGCATCTGCCAGTCGAATTCGGATTCTTCGCCCCTGAGCAGGTGCTCGTGGTTGCTTTCCGCCACCAGGTGGAGGGTCTGGCCGGTCAGGTCATCGAGTGAGTCCGGGCGCGGCGCATCCCGGTTATACACCACCACAGACTGGGCTGCGATGCCGGTCGGCAAGACCTTGTACTGGTCGGCAATGCCGGGCTGGCCTGACAAGCCGGCCAGACCGATGTGGGCATAGTTTCTGGAGAGGACGGACAGGACCTCGGTGTTGTCTTCGGCCACGCGTACGCGAAGCTCGACTCCGAGTTCCTTGGCAAACAGTTTTGCCAGCTCGTAGTCATAGCCGGTTGCCCCGTCCCGACCCTCGTAATAAATGGAGGGCGCTTCGCGGGTGATGACGTGCAGGACGTCCTCAGCGAGAACCTCCTGCAGTGTGCTTGGGCGCGAGCAGCCGGCAACCACGAGCGCAGCACTGATAATCAGTGCCGCCTGGGTTGGCGCAGCCGCGAAAGCAGATAGAATTCTGGACAAGTCCCTAGCTCCGTTACCGCTGGATCGTCGGGATACGTCAGTGTGTAGGGGTTGGACGCATCCGGTGTGTCACTGGCTGTGGCTTCCGCTTCCACCTTTATATGATCGTCGCTGCTACTACATTGGTCAATAAAGCTGCTCAATTAATATGCAAAACAATGTCAATTGTACAGGACGGAATTAAGGCTTCCGGCGCTGTATCCCGACCTCGCTTTCGAGTATCATGGCGGCCTTTCAGATTGCATCCAGACTTCCCCGTTTCGCGCGATACAGGTTGATATCATGCTTGAACTTCGCGGCGCTCCCGCGCTTTCGCCCTTCCGCTCCCGCAAACTGCATACCCGGATTCAGGACGCTGTGCCTGAAGTCGAGCATGTGTATGCCGAGTTCATGCACTTCGTGGATCTGGAGGGCAGTCTTTCCGAGTCCGACCAGGCGATTCTCGACCGGCTTCTGACCTACGGTCCGAGCGTTCCGGTGGAGGAGCCCGATGGCGTGCTGTTCCTGGTTGTTCCACGGCCGGGCACCTTGTCCCCCTGGTCCAGTAAGGCAACCGACATCGCGCGGAATTGTGGTCTGCGCCAGATTCATCGCATTGAGCGCGGTACGGCATTTTACGTCCGGGCCGGTCGCAAACTGGGGCTGGCGCAGCGTGAGAAAATCGCCGCTCTGTTGCACGACCGCATGACCCAGAAAGTGTTTCATGAAATGGGTGGAGCTGAACTGTTGTTCAGCCACGAGGAGCCCCGGCCACTTGGTCGTGTGCCCGTGCTGGCCGGTGGTCGCTCTGCGCTGGTGGAGGCCAATTCCAGGCTTGGTCTTGCACTGGCGGAGGACGAAATCGACTACCTGGCGAAATCGTTCACCGATCTTCAGCGCGATCCGACTGACGTGGAACTGATGATGTTTGCCCAGGCCAACTCGGAGCATTGTCGCCACAAGATCTTCAATGCGTCCTGGGATATCGACGGTGAGGGTCAG
This region includes:
- a CDS encoding carboxy terminal-processing peptidase, encoding MTIAERIVAHRAPAKTARTGICKALTIALLVSTPLALQAKVDDSPVYEPVAPTIDQARANILIARQLQFTHFRDLGISDELSGDVFDSYLEYLDGQRIYLTQEDLNKFNRVKNQLGAALKTGQLQPGFDIYNLVQQRIIERLQFALGLINNGIGELDFGTDESILLDRSETSWEADKQALDDLWVKRIKNAVLAQRLNGTDDETIEDNLRRRYEGQLKRAYQARSEDAFQAYMNAFTGMWDPHTSYFSPRTSENFNINMSLSLEGIGAVLQSDNEYTKVVRLVPGGPASKQGQLQPADRIVSVAQGDEKPVNVIGWRLDEVVDLIRGPRNSVVTLEVIPANASDETITKAIAIKRDEVKLEEQSASKDVIELERSGTDYTVGVITIPTFYADFQAMQAGDPNYKSTTRDVRNLITDLEEDGVDGLVIDLRNNGGGALHEANDLVGLFIDKGPTVQIRNANNDVQVLNDEDPSVAYDGPLVVLTNRMSASASEIFAGAIQDYGRGLVVGSQTFGKGTVQAVRPLNHGQLKITQSKFYRVSGGSTQHKGVIPDIEIPSRIDKTRIGEDALDHALPWDQIEAVPHERYFDFSGIIDELRTRHEERFSASPEFSLLQQEINFLNEQREMDSVSLNFDNRKSQHEQIERTRLTIANARRELRGDEPFASLEDLEDWQDQQAAELDTTDDELDFVIREGGHIMADMLELDRHMASITSPRQFAAQAPTQ
- a CDS encoding 3-hydroxyacyl-CoA dehydrogenase NAD-binding domain-containing protein, which encodes MSAIRYDLGSDQILTLTIDMPGQSANTMNAAFREALTQTATKVKADLDKIRGIVITSAKKTFFAGGDLTELHKVTREDAQTFEDMVNGLKADMRFLETSGKPVVAAINGSALGGGLEIALACHHRVVLNDESIQLGLPEVTLGLLPGGGGTQRLPRMIGLEAAFPYLMEGKKVNPKAALKAGIVDELAESADEMMSKARAFIEAHPKCQQPWDQKGFKFPGGAPHHPAMAQKLAIAPAMLKQKTRGCYPAPERILSAAVEGAQVDFDNGSLIETRYFAELVIGQVAKNMTGTFWFQLNAIKAGGSRPDGVDRETFRKVGVLGAGMMGAGIAYSTATRGIEVVLKDVSVENAEKGKNYSEKLLAKKVSRGRMTEEQKADILGRIKATDSADDLDGCDLVIEAVFEDSSLKAKVTQEAEPKQAPNGIFASNTSTIPITQLSEASARPDNFIGLHFFSPVDKMQLVEIIVGEKTSDDTLARAFDYVQQIGKIPIVVNDSRGFFTSRVFGTFVNEGICMLGEGIHPASIENAGLLSGMPVGPLAISDEVSMTLMQHIRDQSRKDTEAAGGTWVPHPAEAVIDQMVDQHGRKGKAAGAGFYDYPENGKKHLWSELERLYVDANKASAIELQDLKDRILFIQAIETVRCLEEGVLRTVEDANIGSIFGIGYAPWTGGAIQFINQYGVRAFTERARELAAQHGDRFAPPRLLLEKAETNTQFC
- a CDS encoding acetyl-CoA C-acetyltransferase codes for the protein MTTEAYIFDAVRTPRGRGKKDGSLHSVKPITLLTTVLNALQERNSLDTSQVDDIVMGCVTAVGDQGADIAKTAALAADWDEKVAGVTLNRFCASGLEAVNLAAMKVRSGWEDLVVAGGVEAMSRVPMGSDGGAWATDPETNLHTGFMPQGIGADLIATIEGFSRQDVDGFAVKSQQKAANAWQNGYFAKSIVPVTDQNGVVILDQDEHVRGNASIDALAGLKPSFQMMGEMGFDGVAREKYHYVEKINHVHHAGNSSGIVDGATAMLIGSEAKGAAMGLKPRARIVATAVTSTDPTIMLTGPAPAARKALEKAGMTADQIDLFEVNEAFASVVMRFQRELSVPDEKVNVNGGAIAMGHPLGATGAMILGTLMDELERRELRFGLATLCVGGGMGIATIIERV
- a CDS encoding late competence development ComFB family protein, encoding MSLRDAIDNFYERLVLDAIDATRQEADNADYLTDVMCVALNHLPARYYRHSIDMMFFLADDELKTMKEKSLAEVQAARDFVREHQRS
- a CDS encoding DUF349 domain-containing protein, with amino-acid sequence MAAFIQKLFKSRKSPVATEKVRKEAPAPDVPQEDTRANLREAQLETLKGSPGQAELAELAVEGITADIRLEAAGRLTDADCLQQVQKKAKGRDKTVYQTVRQALQKLRDEQARLEGLSQTITTLISHANDQARSDDTKLYEARLGALTRQWAEVEAHANAEQAQSFLEAIHRCNERLEAIQSAQADEDRQKEQLLQREETLNLLAGTLEELQSQAPETLPSLASLDALQKTQENRWLEATRDTSVDKQQQKAYEASMLSLRNYISAVRHSYQEKDTLTELVTAIESGDDVSEEQRELGKRLIREISWPEGFPMPALLDPIRQLAGKRKQPAPDRTEDQEKQRAIAADLEKSMTRLEAALEAKQLKESRQLLKTVQQQFKSLDRRHGKPFQARMQLLNGQMRELSDWLGFATEPKQIELCEQMEYLAEQPMEPEAKAERIKELQNEWRNLGGSSDRALWTRFKAASDKAYEPCKDYFSAKSGLKRANLEKRQAICDELETFLNHADWTNIDWKAAEKIHLTARQEWKAAWPVEFRENRQVQKRFDDLLKKLEAPLDQERQKNEALKQEIVERANALIDHEPLQDAMNQAKNLQSDWKAIGITRHREDRKLWQAFRKACDQIFARRDAQRNEQQQAARAADDAATAVLEETETLGSDNDASTLTDALKRLHDLQVSALSPALKERLQSEKQRLKRAMANQELRANVSAWQSLVMARTTGPADRAEVPGHWPDLAADQNNLDHGELVIRAEILGGIASPDSDQQRRMEIQVQRLAEGMGSSEQAGEGIEELEKLVARWCLQSSDTTPDEALAKRLSDALAALVPG
- a CDS encoding regulatory protein RecX, with translation MAKRENQDDQEYKARASALRLLARREHSRLELSLKLRQRKIDSDIIDAVLDDYEDEGWLDDNRFADVYARQRMDLGYGPLRIHGELQQRGVHHTPECVAEMTEEDWCRQAVALREKRFGLSDLDNDWDEKVRQARFLNRRGFSAAQVERALEARSEDC
- the mltF gene encoding membrane-bound lytic murein transglycosylase MltF, whose translation is MSRILSAFAAAPTQAALIISAALVVAGCSRPSTLQEVLAEDVLHVITREAPSIYYEGRDGATGYDYELAKLFAKELGVELRVRVAEDNTEVLSVLSRNYAHIGLAGLSGQPGIADQYKVLPTGIAAQSVVVYNRDAPRPDSLDDLTGQTLHLVAESNHEHLLRGEESEFDWQMHPGLDPAGILARVESGEFAYAVVSSNELELNHVFFPQVKKAFYVGEPEELAWLFPADQDDTLVNAAQQFLEKLQADGTLAQLAERFYGHLDQLNYVGARTFMHHVENRLPKYESLFQDYAAEFGIDWRLLAAIGYQESHWRPNAVSPTGVRGLMMLTRNTASYIGINNRLDAEESIHGGAKYFRMVHKKIPERIPEPDRTWFALASYNVGFGHLEDARRLAESAGKSPDRWMDVKEFLPLLAQKEWYTKTRFGYARGHEPVLYVQNIRRYYDVLARITRHAEPAAIQPGELVNLDSNPRNPSAAPEAEAHPDLRAGLPPELGMIPPTL